From a single Streptomyces sp. NBC_01264 genomic region:
- a CDS encoding helix-turn-helix transcriptional regulator, which translates to MPARTFDGQRVRTLRRTAELTQEAVATVVGVHATSVTAWEKGASHPDQERLPALARALGQSLEDLFPRDGLPTLADLRADAGFFQNEVPGLLGTKSAGPVANAERAKRRLSGVYVEPLAKAYGVSVEQLMAAQERSFGIEVPEPHPEVPTSLAEKMRYLLENPDDGSTPPSDAQTARAVNAYVGAQVISAAGVADLRNGVVTEASPPVLEGLSAAFGVSALFFRSRDVVKRQVAEGLTLLANVQAGKIRGLKGRQMGPEGLPTEVMTLINNIVAEIEERGLPSA; encoded by the coding sequence ATGCCAGCACGGACTTTCGATGGGCAGCGTGTACGCACGCTCCGTCGCACCGCCGAGCTGACACAGGAGGCTGTGGCGACCGTAGTGGGAGTCCACGCCACCAGCGTGACCGCGTGGGAGAAGGGTGCGAGCCATCCGGATCAGGAGAGGCTCCCGGCTCTCGCTCGCGCGCTGGGGCAGTCGCTCGAAGACCTGTTCCCGCGTGATGGTCTGCCGACCTTGGCGGACCTGAGGGCCGATGCCGGGTTCTTCCAGAACGAGGTGCCGGGGCTCCTAGGCACTAAATCCGCTGGCCCTGTGGCGAACGCGGAGCGGGCCAAGCGGCGGCTCTCGGGTGTCTATGTAGAGCCACTGGCCAAGGCGTACGGCGTGAGTGTCGAGCAGCTGATGGCAGCGCAGGAGCGCTCGTTCGGGATCGAGGTGCCGGAGCCTCACCCCGAGGTGCCCACGAGCCTGGCCGAGAAGATGCGGTACCTCCTGGAGAACCCGGACGACGGCAGCACGCCACCCTCGGATGCGCAGACCGCGCGCGCGGTCAACGCCTACGTCGGCGCCCAGGTGATCTCTGCGGCCGGTGTTGCGGACCTGCGGAACGGCGTGGTGACCGAGGCGTCCCCACCGGTGCTGGAGGGACTGTCGGCTGCCTTCGGAGTCAGCGCCCTCTTCTTCCGGAGCCGCGACGTGGTCAAGAGGCAGGTCGCCGAGGGACTGACCCTGCTCGCGAACGTTCAGGCCGGCAAGATCCGCGGGTTGAAGGGGCGACAGATGGGACCCGAGGGGTTGCCCACCGAAGTTATGACCCTGATCAACAACATCGTCGCGGAAATCGAAGAGCGGGGCCTGCCCAGCGCCTGA
- a CDS encoding transcriptional regulator, translated as MSTPLRERPQIPAHAEIPTLRARALAQQLTTMLPQVADLHIRLQDGRTTWPHLDVRATGADGQAVRISRTQAHVAARWIIRTYPAANWAARRTFDLRSGALDGGAA; from the coding sequence ATGTCCACACCCCTGCGCGAAAGGCCGCAGATTCCGGCTCACGCCGAGATACCGACTCTGCGGGCCCGCGCGCTTGCCCAGCAGCTCACCACGATGCTGCCGCAGGTCGCCGACCTCCACATCCGCCTGCAGGACGGCCGCACAACCTGGCCCCACCTCGACGTGAGGGCCACCGGCGCCGACGGGCAGGCGGTGCGGATCAGCCGCACCCAGGCGCACGTCGCCGCCCGCTGGATCATCCGCACCTACCCTGCAGCCAACTGGGCAGCACGCCGCACCTTTGACCTTCGGTCCGGTGCGCTCGATGGCGGTGCCGCCTGA
- a CDS encoding ATP-binding protein — MNRRTHTRDPLALGETTSVSRIRAKFAAMGIDPGRPVADTPAAIPALEAAHARIPSRYQRATISDPRVSRWVDDVVERSSAPHTAGRREVATGPSLLLLGATGVGKTHEAFAAIRALIATGIVVRWESVTAADLYAEMRPRQGVDPEWMLRRLVRIPVLHLDDLGAATTTRWTEELTYRLINHRYNRELPTLITSNLAPARTPSMPADQPVLREQIGDRVASRLVGMCQQIAMTGPDRRRTRTSA; from the coding sequence GTGAACCGACGCACGCACACCCGTGATCCGCTGGCGCTGGGCGAGACCACCTCGGTGAGCCGCATTCGGGCGAAGTTCGCGGCGATGGGGATCGATCCGGGCCGACCGGTGGCCGACACTCCGGCAGCAATTCCCGCGCTGGAGGCGGCGCACGCGCGGATCCCCTCGCGCTACCAGCGGGCGACGATCTCAGACCCACGGGTCAGCCGGTGGGTGGACGACGTCGTCGAGCGCTCCTCGGCTCCCCACACCGCTGGGCGCCGGGAGGTGGCGACGGGTCCCTCGCTGCTGCTGCTCGGAGCGACCGGGGTCGGCAAGACGCACGAGGCCTTCGCCGCGATCCGGGCCCTGATCGCCACCGGGATCGTCGTCCGGTGGGAGTCCGTCACGGCCGCCGACCTGTACGCCGAAATGCGCCCTCGGCAGGGTGTCGACCCGGAGTGGATGCTGCGGCGCCTTGTGCGGATCCCGGTCCTGCACCTGGACGACCTGGGTGCTGCAACGACCACCCGGTGGACCGAGGAGCTGACTTACCGGCTGATCAACCACCGGTACAACCGCGAGCTGCCGACGCTGATCACCAGCAACCTCGCCCCCGCGCGCACCCCCTCGATGCCTGCCGACCAGCCGGTGCTGCGCGAGCAGATCGGCGACCGCGTCGCCTCGCGCCTCGTCGGAATGTGCCAGCAGATCGCCATGACCGGACCGGATCGCCGCCGGACACGAACCTCCGCCTGA
- a CDS encoding WhiB family transcriptional regulator, with amino-acid sequence MRYITTHENPLVGMLGITDRSWAERGSCYGMDATEADEIFFPTVTNTKSTEEARSICATCPVVQQCFDGAMDSDARRGFRAGLTEAERRPFHNKVAKRLDYNRVHATFRGRDVALSIPERNAVVRQAYLRGWSVERLVMLLQSEFDYTRRLMREQAELVTDRDRDWLRQMSRAREAGDQARAASAPTTDAPAARGSELRMAFGEAA; translated from the coding sequence TTGCGATACATCACCACCCACGAGAACCCCCTTGTCGGCATGCTCGGGATCACCGACCGAAGCTGGGCCGAGCGAGGCTCCTGCTACGGCATGGACGCAACCGAGGCCGACGAGATCTTCTTCCCGACGGTCACCAACACGAAGAGCACTGAGGAAGCGCGGTCCATCTGCGCAACCTGCCCGGTCGTGCAGCAGTGCTTCGACGGCGCCATGGACAGCGACGCCCGGAGGGGATTCCGAGCCGGACTCACCGAGGCAGAACGGCGCCCCTTCCACAACAAGGTCGCCAAGCGCCTTGACTACAACCGCGTGCACGCCACCTTCCGGGGCCGCGACGTCGCCCTGTCGATTCCCGAGCGCAACGCTGTGGTCCGCCAGGCCTACCTTCGGGGATGGAGCGTCGAGCGCCTGGTGATGCTGCTGCAGAGCGAGTTCGACTACACCCGCCGGTTGATGCGCGAGCAGGCCGAGCTGGTGACGGACCGCGACCGCGATTGGCTCCGGCAGATGTCCCGCGCGCGCGAGGCCGGCGATCAGGCGAGGGCCGCGAGCGCGCCCACCACCGACGCCCCTGCCGCCCGCGGCTCGGAGCTCCGAATGGCCTTCGGGGAGGCCGCGTGA
- a CDS encoding DUF2637 domain-containing protein: MKDSPAHTVAPIGFWDRLAIITLGTAGCALSYDALQQMAVAIHVRGFLTYLFPLVVDGFIAYGVRALLVLAEAPLRARLYVWTLFGTATASSIWANALHAVRLNQQALSPNGLQLGDTVVAILSTLAPLALAGAVHLYILITRHHPADQMRTRPADQPTTPLVRSSTSLVRSVASEADVIGPDRLCKVIVQADQEEADHTAGRDPHSGEGDETVAPMADHPLPSEAGGGTPAAALRPHLGSDLAAHEPEPDHGRSGKAAGGIADQALPHPVEQGGPDPAADHAPDADPALEPPGAGPDPASDQHSDRTGEGLRCPEVLGQGPNRVVLSRE, encoded by the coding sequence GTGAAGGACTCCCCCGCGCACACCGTCGCCCCCATCGGGTTCTGGGACCGCCTCGCGATCATCACGCTCGGCACGGCCGGCTGCGCCCTGTCGTACGACGCCCTCCAGCAGATGGCCGTGGCCATCCACGTCCGGGGATTCCTGACCTACCTGTTCCCGCTGGTGGTCGACGGATTCATCGCCTACGGCGTGCGGGCCCTGCTGGTGCTCGCCGAAGCGCCTCTGCGTGCCCGGCTGTACGTGTGGACGCTCTTCGGCACGGCAACCGCCTCCAGCATCTGGGCGAACGCACTTCACGCGGTACGTCTCAACCAGCAGGCCCTCAGCCCCAACGGACTGCAACTGGGCGACACCGTGGTGGCGATCCTGTCCACGCTCGCCCCCCTTGCGCTCGCCGGCGCGGTCCACCTCTACATCCTCATCACCCGGCACCACCCCGCGGACCAGATGCGGACCAGACCTGCGGACCAACCCACCACCCCTCTGGTCCGGTCCAGCACATCCCTCGTCCGGTCCGTCGCGTCGGAGGCGGATGTCATCGGACCAGACCGCCTGTGCAAAGTCATCGTTCAGGCGGACCAGGAGGAGGCGGACCACACCGCTGGCCGCGATCCGCACAGTGGGGAAGGCGACGAGACGGTGGCCCCCATGGCGGACCACCCCCTGCCCAGCGAAGCGGGCGGGGGCACACCGGCGGCGGCCCTCCGACCCCACCTGGGGAGCGACCTCGCCGCACACGAGCCTGAACCCGATCACGGCCGTTCTGGCAAAGCCGCAGGTGGCATCGCGGACCAAGCCCTCCCGCACCCCGTCGAGCAAGGCGGACCAGACCCTGCGGCGGACCACGCTCCCGACGCAGATCCTGCACTGGAGCCTCCAGGGGCCGGACCAGACCCGGCCTCAGACCAGCACAGCGACAGGACGGGAGAAGGATTGAGGTGCCCCGAAGTTCTCGGACAGGGGCCCAATAGGGTTGTCCTGTCAAGGGAATGA
- a CDS encoding IS3 family transposase (programmed frameshift), with the protein MRKHEVAPPSKYTPEFREEAVQIALRSSKTVSETARELELNPETLRGWVKKFQKRREPAADAELTVSERARLKELERRIREVEMENAFLKKCAGVLREGSPVARKYEFIETMRLDTAEYVFSVEFMCERLDVSKSGYYDWRRRPDSATAQRREELKLLVKKAFEVSDSTYGYRRIRAQLARWGHAAGLELVRQLMRELGLMPCQPRPKRFSLTQAAAGAVPDLVGRNFTADTPGEKLVGDITYIPTGEGWLYLATVIDCCTKEVIGYAMDDHYQTPLISRAIRNAARNRKLTKGAIFHSDRGSNYMSAEFGKALNRLGLRRSSGRTGICFDNAMAESFFGTLKNERVSRVTYLTLEAARQDITRYIEFWYNRKRLHSAVGYRPPQEVHAEYARLRIAA; encoded by the exons ATGAGGAAGCACGAAGTGGCACCGCCCAGCAAGTACACCCCGGAGTTCCGCGAGGAAGCAGTCCAGATCGCGCTCCGCTCCAGCAAGACCGTCTCGGAGACAGCCCGAGAGCTTGAATTGAACCCGGAGACACTCCGGGGCTGGGTGAAAAAGTTCCAGAAACGGCGTGAGCCGGCCGCTGACGCTGAGCTGACGGTGAGTGAACGCGCCCGGTTGAAGGAACTCGAACGCCGCATTCGCGAAGTCGAGATGGAGAACGCCTTCCTGAAAAAATGCGCGG GCGTACTTCGCGAAGGATCCCCGGTAGCACGCAAGTACGAGTTCATCGAAACGATGCGACTCGACACCGCGGAGTACGTATTTTCTGTCGAGTTCATGTGTGAGCGGCTCGACGTGTCCAAGTCCGGCTACTACGACTGGCGACGCCGTCCTGATTCTGCGACGGCTCAGCGGCGCGAGGAATTGAAACTGCTCGTCAAGAAAGCCTTCGAGGTGTCCGACAGTACGTACGGATACCGGCGCATCCGCGCCCAGCTGGCGCGCTGGGGGCACGCCGCCGGCCTGGAGCTCGTGCGCCAGCTCATGCGTGAACTGGGCCTGATGCCCTGCCAGCCCCGCCCGAAGCGGTTCAGCCTGACCCAGGCTGCGGCGGGCGCAGTGCCCGACCTCGTCGGCCGGAACTTCACCGCCGACACCCCGGGTGAAAAGCTCGTCGGAGACATAACCTACATTCCGACTGGCGAGGGCTGGCTTTATCTCGCGACGGTCATCGACTGCTGCACGAAGGAAGTCATCGGGTATGCGATGGACGACCACTACCAGACGCCTTTGATATCCCGGGCCATACGCAACGCAGCCCGCAACAGGAAGCTCACCAAGGGGGCAATTTTTCACTCCGATCGCGGAAGTAACTATATGTCAGCCGAGTTCGGGAAGGCGCTGAACCGGCTCGGCCTCCGCAGATCGTCTGGGCGCACCGGGATCTGTTTCGACAACGCGATGGCCGAATCGTTCTTCGGAACTCTGAAGAACGAGCGTGTCTCACGTGTGACTTACCTGACCCTCGAGGCCGCCCGGCAGGACATCACTCGCTACATCGAATTCTGGTACAATCGCAAACGCCTTCACTCGGCTGTCGGTTACCGGCCTCCGCAGGAAGTCCACGCCGAGTATGCAAGGTTGCGAATAGCCGCGTGA
- a CDS encoding plasmid mobilization protein: MTDLLSSLPHETYPLPINSTSGRASYPIGYSTVGGVSNGPGPQGSREPSWHRGAPGGETATGGGSQSEEQPHTCHDSACEHVERVQARPRRRPYQRGQRPHVRNARLNDEELAAITAGAHAAGLTVAGFIAHAALAAARDIHKTAAEIASEREVVSELFAARRHLGYIGNNINQIAHILNSGGDTPQTDAALAAVHRAARRLEAVTQQLIER, from the coding sequence ATGACGGATCTGCTCTCGAGCCTGCCCCACGAGACCTACCCGCTACCTATCAACTCGACGTCAGGGCGAGCAAGTTATCCCATTGGATACTCCACCGTCGGCGGAGTATCCAATGGACCCGGCCCCCAGGGGAGCCGGGAGCCCTCCTGGCACCGGGGGGCGCCAGGAGGGGAGACTGCGACCGGGGGCGGATCGCAGTCGGAGGAGCAGCCACACACCTGCCACGACAGCGCGTGCGAGCACGTCGAGCGTGTCCAAGCGCGCCCACGCCGCCGTCCGTACCAGCGCGGGCAGCGCCCGCACGTACGCAACGCCCGACTCAACGACGAAGAACTCGCGGCCATCACCGCCGGCGCCCACGCTGCCGGTCTGACCGTCGCCGGATTCATCGCCCACGCCGCCCTCGCCGCGGCGCGCGACATCCACAAGACGGCAGCGGAGATCGCTTCCGAACGCGAGGTGGTCTCAGAGCTGTTCGCCGCCCGTCGGCACCTGGGCTACATCGGCAACAACATCAACCAGATCGCCCACATCCTCAACTCCGGCGGCGACACACCCCAGACCGACGCCGCCCTCGCCGCGGTCCATCGGGCAGCACGGCGCCTGGAAGCCGTCACCCAACAGCTGATCGAACGCTAA
- a CDS encoding relaxase/mobilization nuclease domain-containing protein, with amino-acid sequence MIPRVHKRGSRTIGLLHYLYGPGTHEEHTDPHLVAAWDSLAPDPGRDPEATLKELQQLLDQPVDALPAGRCPDQHVWHLSVRAAPEDPVLTDEQWGDIARRMVAATGIAAGDDPAACRWAAVRHADDHIHIIATTVREDGRKPRLHNDAARSQAEARLIEADYGLRRLNAGDKTAAQRPTSAERHKAERTGRTRTAREELRETVRRAVAGAVSDAEFFDRLGASGLLVVRRVAPSGDLLGYKVALPEDRNKDGEPIFYAGAKLAPDLSLPRIRQRYGREEAPDEATVSSPHSGEERPGPSQARRSATGAVWTALLVIDQDDDSAAAAQIADAGEVLDALAKTSAAHTRRELSDAAFAFERASRSHIRAERQQDRVLRQAARDLVRGGPALGRGEDGAGTAMVIDMLFFLVITAAAWHAKKDHAQQAAAAQQAAEYLRAAYLNAAVAPLGVLRERGRRLAPPLQRRYGSALREAVPDLAQRVLDEAGWPALAATLAEAEAAGHEVGPLLAEAASRRELDTAESMSDVLVWRLRRLADLPAAAGTGPRPRSTKPSTVRSGRAFVPGQSGHKRDQPTPSQ; translated from the coding sequence ATGATCCCCCGAGTCCACAAGCGCGGCAGCCGCACGATCGGCCTGCTCCACTACCTCTACGGCCCCGGCACCCACGAGGAACACACCGACCCCCACCTGGTCGCCGCCTGGGACAGCCTCGCCCCCGATCCCGGCCGGGACCCCGAGGCGACCTTGAAGGAACTGCAGCAGCTGCTCGACCAGCCCGTGGACGCTCTGCCCGCTGGCCGGTGCCCGGACCAGCACGTGTGGCACCTGTCCGTGCGCGCCGCCCCGGAAGACCCGGTGCTGACGGACGAGCAGTGGGGGGACATCGCCCGACGGATGGTCGCCGCGACCGGCATCGCCGCAGGTGATGATCCTGCAGCCTGCCGGTGGGCGGCCGTACGCCATGCGGACGACCACATTCACATCATCGCCACGACCGTCCGCGAGGACGGCCGCAAGCCCCGTCTCCACAACGACGCGGCCCGTTCCCAGGCCGAGGCACGCCTCATCGAGGCCGACTACGGTCTGCGGCGTCTCAACGCTGGTGACAAGACCGCTGCTCAGCGCCCCACCAGCGCCGAGCGGCACAAGGCGGAGCGCACCGGGAGGACCCGTACCGCGCGCGAGGAGCTCCGCGAGACCGTCCGTCGTGCGGTGGCCGGGGCCGTGAGCGACGCCGAGTTCTTCGACCGGCTCGGCGCCTCCGGCCTCCTCGTCGTTCGCCGGGTCGCGCCCAGCGGTGACCTCCTCGGCTACAAGGTCGCCCTGCCCGAGGACCGTAACAAGGACGGCGAACCGATCTTCTACGCCGGCGCGAAGCTGGCTCCCGACCTTTCCCTCCCCCGGATCCGCCAGCGATACGGACGCGAGGAGGCTCCGGACGAGGCCACGGTCAGCAGTCCGCACAGCGGCGAGGAACGGCCGGGTCCGTCGCAGGCCCGCCGTTCGGCCACCGGTGCGGTGTGGACAGCACTGCTGGTCATCGACCAGGACGATGACAGCGCGGCGGCCGCCCAGATCGCCGATGCCGGAGAGGTCCTTGACGCCCTGGCCAAGACGAGCGCCGCCCACACCAGGCGTGAACTCTCCGATGCAGCCTTCGCGTTCGAGCGGGCATCGCGCTCTCACATCCGTGCCGAACGGCAGCAGGACCGTGTCCTGCGTCAGGCAGCACGCGACCTGGTCCGGGGAGGTCCCGCTCTGGGCCGTGGTGAGGACGGCGCCGGCACGGCCATGGTCATCGACATGTTGTTCTTCCTCGTCATCACCGCCGCGGCCTGGCATGCGAAGAAGGACCATGCACAGCAGGCCGCAGCGGCGCAGCAGGCGGCCGAGTACCTGCGGGCGGCGTACCTCAACGCGGCCGTGGCGCCCCTTGGGGTCTTGCGTGAACGGGGCCGCCGACTGGCTCCACCGCTCCAGCGCCGGTACGGATCCGCTCTCCGCGAGGCTGTGCCAGATCTCGCGCAACGGGTCCTCGACGAGGCCGGGTGGCCGGCGCTCGCTGCGACGCTCGCGGAGGCCGAGGCAGCTGGTCACGAAGTGGGGCCGCTGCTGGCCGAGGCCGCCTCGCGCCGCGAGCTGGATACCGCGGAGTCGATGTCCGACGTGCTGGTGTGGCGCCTTCGGCGCCTGGCAGACCTTCCTGCCGCTGCTGGTACCGGTCCTCGCCCTCGAAGCACCAAGCCGAGCACCGTCCGCTCCGGGCGGGCCTTCGTCCCAGGTCAGAGCGGGCATAAGCGCGATCAGCCGACGCCGAGCCAATGA
- a CDS encoding tyrosine-type recombinase/integrase, producing MLKSETGVLGWRVFFTRRGLPRPKTECDLLPELGDLDGWLDEWRIEDGSPYLIDPLRRYDVDLNDYFVTELANEPVTTQEAVAYDLKRFLKFLWDNRRRRSWKVATSEDRAAFKHWRVTDIAGPRVELTTWDREVATVNQFYRWAVRKGHAAWSPFLLRTSRSRDPRRTAAGAETPAEASHKGPRNDVEWLPPALYRQWRDVGVRGFGVDGLPDRSFRGRFASRNAAYSDLKIRTGLRLAEQTSLSLFELPEMVPGLLNQRSWLPTAIAKAGSARRVYFPASALKDVWDFVETDRAEAVEAAQEAGLYERILNPLIVPDRRRPFVMVDGERLSIAKLKHEERRRVLIDSPQGLEPAALWLNQFGLPSKPSAWQEVFKTANGRCERLGLRLRCHPHVLRHSFAVITLEQLWRGHIQELATMTPRQRETYQMIFGDPLNWVRMRLGHSSIEVTQIYLHTLQELEMETRMALVPSGWEPTGVHPEDLQGAVDDAA from the coding sequence GTGCTGAAGAGCGAGACTGGAGTGCTGGGGTGGCGGGTGTTCTTCACCCGTCGTGGTCTGCCGCGGCCGAAGACCGAATGCGACTTGCTGCCTGAACTCGGTGATCTTGACGGTTGGCTGGACGAGTGGCGGATCGAGGATGGATCGCCGTATCTGATCGACCCGTTGCGTCGGTACGACGTGGACCTCAACGACTACTTCGTGACCGAGCTGGCCAACGAGCCGGTGACCACGCAGGAGGCGGTGGCGTACGACCTCAAGCGGTTCTTGAAGTTCTTATGGGACAACCGGAGGCGGCGGAGCTGGAAGGTGGCCACGTCCGAGGACCGGGCCGCGTTCAAGCACTGGCGGGTGACCGATATCGCCGGCCCGCGGGTGGAATTGACGACCTGGGACCGGGAGGTCGCGACGGTCAACCAGTTTTACCGCTGGGCCGTACGGAAGGGGCATGCTGCGTGGAGCCCGTTCCTTCTGCGGACGTCCCGCAGCCGCGACCCTCGGCGGACGGCAGCGGGTGCGGAGACCCCGGCGGAAGCGTCGCACAAGGGCCCGCGCAACGACGTCGAGTGGCTGCCGCCGGCGCTCTACCGGCAGTGGCGGGACGTCGGGGTACGGGGCTTCGGCGTTGACGGCCTGCCGGACCGATCGTTCCGGGGCCGGTTCGCCTCGCGCAACGCGGCCTACAGCGATCTGAAGATCCGCACGGGCCTGCGGCTGGCCGAGCAGACGAGCCTGAGCCTGTTCGAGCTGCCGGAGATGGTCCCGGGCCTGCTGAATCAGCGGTCGTGGCTACCGACAGCGATTGCCAAGGCAGGCTCCGCACGCCGTGTCTACTTCCCGGCGTCCGCGCTGAAGGACGTGTGGGACTTCGTTGAGACAGACCGGGCGGAGGCGGTGGAGGCCGCCCAGGAGGCGGGCCTCTATGAGCGGATCCTGAACCCGCTGATCGTCCCGGACCGGCGACGGCCGTTCGTGATGGTGGACGGCGAACGTCTGTCCATCGCGAAGCTGAAGCACGAAGAGCGCCGACGGGTGCTGATCGACAGCCCGCAGGGGCTGGAACCTGCGGCCTTGTGGCTTAACCAGTTCGGCCTGCCGAGCAAGCCTTCGGCCTGGCAGGAGGTGTTCAAGACAGCCAACGGGCGGTGCGAGCGACTCGGGCTCAGGCTTCGGTGCCACCCCCATGTTCTGCGCCACAGCTTCGCCGTGATCACTTTGGAACAGCTGTGGCGCGGGCACATTCAGGAGCTGGCGACGATGACTCCCAGGCAGCGTGAGACGTACCAGATGATCTTCGGGGATCCGTTGAACTGGGTGCGGATGAGACTGGGGCATTCGTCCATCGAGGTCACGCAGATATACCTGCACACCTTGCAGGAACTGGAGATGGAGACCCGGATGGCGCTGGTCCCCTCCGGGTGGGAGCCAACCGGTGTCCATCCGGAGGACCTGCAGGGGGCGGTGGACGATGCAGCCTGA
- a CDS encoding DUF302 domain-containing protein, with product MRYDRTVHLDTDFATAVTAVREALAAQGFGILTEIDVTATLKAKLGHDMEDYLILGACNPPLARQALDADRTIGLLLPCNVVVRADGDRTAVQVLDPGVMVTLTGLPALQPVADEAARRLDAALSTLETTG from the coding sequence ATGCGTTACGACCGGACCGTCCACCTCGACACCGACTTCGCCACCGCCGTCACCGCCGTACGTGAGGCCCTTGCCGCGCAGGGCTTCGGCATCCTCACCGAGATCGACGTCACCGCCACCCTGAAGGCCAAACTCGGCCACGACATGGAGGACTACCTGATCCTCGGCGCCTGCAACCCGCCGCTCGCCCGCCAGGCCCTGGACGCCGACCGCACCATCGGCCTCCTCCTGCCCTGCAACGTCGTGGTCCGCGCCGACGGCGACCGCACCGCCGTCCAGGTCCTGGATCCCGGCGTCATGGTCACCCTCACCGGCCTGCCCGCCCTCCAGCCCGTCGCCGACGAAGCCGCCCGCCGCCTCGACGCCGCCCTCAGCACCCTCGAAACCACAGGGTGA
- a CDS encoding MBL fold metallo-hydrolase, translating into MFFIDTIETEGLGNRSYLAGGAHTAVVVDPPRDIDRVLVAAAERGVRISHVVETHVHNDYVTGGLDLARLTGAAYLVPAAARVAFTRTPVADGDTVSVDEGITLRAMATPGHTPHHTSYVLEEQGAVAAVFTGGSLLIGSVGRPDLVEPRLTEQLARAQHASAHRLATELPDETPVLPTHGFGSFCSSSQSEGDATTIGKEKTGNDALVKDVDSFVAALLAGLEDVPAYYAHMGPANADGPNPVDLTAPPLADAADIAERLAAGEWVVDLRNRIAFAEGHVAGSFNFEADGKIATYLAWMIPWGKPVTLLAESPAQLAAAQRELVRVGIDRPAAAATGTVRDWIPDGHAPRSFPRATFAELAAQDPRPDLVLDVRRDSERATGWIEGSVHIPIHHLHRRLADVPAGTVWVHCAGGMRAGIAASLLDAAGRDVVAVDDSFDAATDVGLPLTTGTGTGTGS; encoded by the coding sequence GTGTTCTTCATCGACACCATCGAGACCGAGGGTCTCGGAAACCGCAGCTACCTGGCGGGCGGCGCGCACACGGCGGTGGTGGTGGACCCGCCCCGCGACATCGACCGTGTCCTTGTGGCCGCTGCGGAGCGGGGCGTGCGGATATCGCACGTCGTGGAGACCCACGTCCACAACGACTACGTCACCGGCGGCCTGGACCTGGCCCGCCTGACCGGCGCCGCCTACCTCGTGCCCGCCGCCGCCCGCGTCGCCTTCACCCGCACACCGGTAGCCGACGGTGACACAGTGAGCGTGGACGAAGGCATCACGCTGCGGGCGATGGCGACCCCCGGCCACACCCCGCACCACACCTCCTACGTCCTGGAAGAGCAGGGGGCAGTGGCAGCGGTCTTCACCGGCGGGTCGCTCTTGATCGGTTCGGTGGGCCGCCCCGACCTGGTCGAGCCGAGGCTGACCGAACAGCTGGCCCGCGCCCAGCACGCCTCCGCCCACCGGCTGGCCACCGAGCTCCCCGACGAGACACCGGTACTGCCCACCCACGGCTTCGGCAGCTTCTGCTCCTCCTCCCAGTCCGAGGGCGACGCCACCACCATCGGCAAGGAGAAGACGGGCAACGACGCCCTGGTCAAGGACGTCGACTCCTTCGTCGCCGCCTTGCTGGCCGGCCTGGAGGACGTGCCCGCCTACTACGCCCACATGGGCCCGGCCAACGCCGACGGCCCCAACCCGGTGGACCTGACCGCACCCCCGCTGGCCGACGCCGCCGACATCGCCGAGCGCCTGGCCGCCGGGGAGTGGGTGGTGGACCTGCGCAACCGGATCGCGTTCGCCGAGGGCCACGTCGCGGGATCGTTCAACTTCGAGGCGGACGGCAAGATCGCCACCTACCTCGCCTGGATGATCCCCTGGGGCAAGCCCGTCACGCTGCTCGCGGAGTCACCCGCCCAGCTCGCCGCCGCCCAGCGTGAACTGGTCCGCGTCGGCATCGACCGCCCGGCCGCCGCCGCCACCGGCACCGTCCGCGACTGGATACCCGATGGCCACGCCCCGCGCTCCTTCCCCCGTGCCACCTTCGCCGAGCTCGCCGCCCAAGACCCCCGCCCGGACCTGGTCCTCGACGTGCGCCGGGACTCCGAACGCGCCACGGGCTGGATCGAAGGCTCCGTACACATCCCGATCCACCACCTCCACCGCCGCCTGGCCGACGTACCGGCAGGGACGGTCTGGGTGCACTGCGCGGGCGGAATGCGCGCGGGCATCGCAGCGTCCCTGCTCGACGCCGCGGGCCGCGACGTCGTCGCAGTCGACGACTCCTTCGACGCCGCAACCGACGTCGGCCTGCCCCTCACCACCGGCACCGGCACCGGCACCGGCAGCTGA